A genomic segment from Pseudomonas sp. S09G 359 encodes:
- a CDS encoding methylamine utilization protein, protein MAPIIHLVSRVVLLLMVAGPVSAATLEVLLQQADGSPVADAVVTLQGPAGAPAGVLKAEMDQRGQRFAPHVLVVHTGTQVRFPNSDNIRHQVYSFSSAKRFELRLYEGTPAAPLLFDKPGVVVLGCNIHDWMLGYIYVTDDAHFGVSDAQGRVRLEQLPPGDYHATLWHPQLADMQPLDGGTLHVPAAGLAHRVTLSLEPAPADLPPTPSAFGDAFNRAARETAQ, encoded by the coding sequence ATGGCCCCGATTATTCATCTTGTTTCGCGTGTGGTGTTGTTGCTGATGGTGGCCGGGCCTGTCTCGGCGGCCACGCTTGAGGTCTTGCTGCAGCAGGCCGATGGCAGCCCGGTGGCGGATGCGGTCGTGACCCTGCAAGGCCCGGCCGGCGCGCCAGCAGGTGTGCTCAAGGCTGAGATGGACCAGCGCGGCCAACGCTTCGCTCCCCATGTGCTGGTCGTGCATACCGGCACGCAAGTGCGCTTCCCCAACAGCGACAACATCCGCCATCAGGTGTATTCCTTTTCCAGTGCCAAACGCTTCGAATTGCGCCTGTATGAAGGCACACCCGCCGCCCCGCTGTTGTTCGACAAACCCGGCGTAGTGGTGCTGGGCTGCAATATCCATGACTGGATGCTCGGCTATATCTACGTTACCGATGACGCTCATTTCGGCGTCAGCGACGCCCAGGGCCGGGTGCGCCTGGAACAGCTGCCGCCCGGTGATTACCACGCCACCCTGTGGCACCCGCAATTGGCGGATATGCAGCCGTTGGATGGCGGCACCTTGCACGTCCCGGCGGCGGGCCTTGCCCACCGCGTCACGCTGAGCCTGGAGCCGGCCCCCGCAGACCTGCCGCCTACGCCAAGCGCGTTTGGCGATGCCTTCAACCGAGCTGCCCGTGAAACTGCGCAGTAG
- a CDS encoding bifunctional diguanylate cyclase/phosphodiesterase: MSWRHTFQTRIAGVLALLLLVVVAATYFAVKAATSRAVENQAQVQLKTGSQVFERLLDLRGRRLQYGLDWLTVDGPFKQAVANGQTVPILAALRRHGTGIRASEVFVLGLDGKVMVSTLPILTRGQSFPYDDALRHARRSGLQMLIVAMDGRPYLLVQDEVLDPLPIARVVMGFPMDKLFANELRSMSNLEVSFLSVQNGTPGPLSSTQPDAYQAATLSLLREGHRNPEPQIDQFYGERVLSQVLSLANTGDGDEVRVLLQSPLDHALESFAPLDRQFLGIALAVLVVSLGGALFLARRVSRPLNALVEAAGRIGAGDYRTPVRVRSHDEFGLLARAFNAMQSGIAVRERQLAHNALHDPLTGLPNRALAMERLGSAISARRPVVLLYLGIENYRAINEGFGPEGVEEMMREASRCLSMSLLASDTAARITGSEFLLLLENTEIDRAVARADRLYALLTEPQRIGNDELRHEVSIGIAAYPADGQQVEELISRAAIARHDAASLPGHLQIYQQDRDLAHQRQITLIRDLRRAAAEGELYLCYQPKLDLKHGHVLQAEALLRWQHPTLGLVSPAEFIPLAERTGSMGGLTLWVIEEAIRQIGEWGQRGMHIQLSVNISVDDLADDDLAIRVTTLLTQYGVQAQQLIFEITESAIMHNPQQALSVLEQLRGCGISLSVDDFGTGYSSLAQLQRLPVQELKIDQSFVRNLNSTSGDAVIVRSTIEMSHNLGLKVVAEGVEFEPSLKLLKQWNCDTAQGYLISRPLNAMAFEMWMRREPMPV; encoded by the coding sequence ATGAGCTGGCGCCACACGTTTCAAACCCGCATTGCCGGGGTCTTAGCGCTATTACTGCTGGTGGTCGTCGCCGCGACTTATTTTGCCGTCAAGGCCGCCACCTCCCGTGCTGTGGAAAACCAGGCCCAAGTCCAACTCAAAACCGGTAGCCAAGTGTTCGAACGCCTGCTCGACCTGCGTGGCCGCCGCCTGCAATACGGCCTCGACTGGCTGACTGTCGACGGCCCATTCAAACAGGCCGTGGCCAACGGCCAGACCGTGCCCATTCTGGCCGCCCTGCGCCGACATGGCACCGGCATCCGCGCCAGTGAAGTGTTTGTGCTGGGCCTGGATGGCAAGGTCATGGTCAGCACCTTGCCCATCCTCACTCGCGGCCAGTCCTTCCCATATGACGACGCCCTGCGCCACGCGCGGCGCAGCGGTTTGCAGATGCTGATCGTGGCCATGGACGGTCGCCCCTACCTGCTGGTGCAGGACGAAGTGCTCGACCCATTGCCCATCGCGCGGGTGGTGATGGGCTTTCCCATGGACAAGCTGTTCGCCAATGAACTGCGCTCCATGAGCAACCTGGAGGTGTCGTTCCTCAGCGTGCAAAACGGCACGCCCGGTCCGTTGTCCAGCACCCAGCCTGATGCCTATCAGGCCGCTACCCTCAGCTTGCTGCGCGAGGGGCACCGCAACCCCGAGCCACAGATCGACCAGTTTTACGGTGAACGCGTGCTCAGCCAGGTGCTATCACTGGCCAACACCGGCGATGGCGATGAAGTGCGGGTGTTGCTGCAGAGCCCGCTGGACCACGCCCTGGAATCCTTTGCGCCACTGGACCGGCAGTTCCTCGGGATTGCCCTGGCCGTGCTGGTGGTGTCGTTGGGCGGCGCGCTGTTCCTGGCGCGTCGCGTATCGCGGCCGTTGAATGCGCTGGTGGAGGCCGCCGGGCGTATCGGCGCTGGTGATTACCGCACGCCGGTGCGGGTGCGCAGCCACGACGAGTTCGGCTTGCTGGCCCGCGCCTTCAACGCCATGCAAAGCGGCATCGCGGTGCGCGAGCGGCAATTGGCGCATAACGCCTTGCATGATCCGCTCACCGGCCTGCCCAACCGCGCCTTGGCCATGGAGCGCCTGGGCAGCGCGATCAGTGCGCGACGGCCGGTGGTGTTGCTGTACCTGGGGATCGAGAACTACCGGGCGATCAACGAAGGTTTCGGCCCCGAGGGCGTCGAGGAGATGATGCGCGAAGCCAGCCGCTGCCTGTCCATGAGCCTGCTGGCCAGCGACACCGCAGCCCGCATCACCGGCAGCGAGTTCCTGCTGTTGCTGGAAAATACCGAGATTGACCGCGCAGTGGCACGCGCCGACCGCCTCTATGCACTGCTCACTGAACCCCAGCGCATCGGCAACGACGAACTGCGCCACGAAGTGAGCATCGGCATCGCCGCGTATCCCGCCGACGGCCAGCAGGTGGAAGAGTTGATCAGCCGCGCGGCCATCGCCCGGCATGATGCGGCGTCGCTTCCCGGCCATCTGCAGATCTACCAGCAGGACCGCGACCTCGCCCACCAGCGCCAGATCACCCTGATCCGCGACTTGCGCCGGGCCGCTGCAGAAGGCGAGTTGTACCTGTGTTACCAGCCCAAGCTCGACCTCAAGCACGGCCATGTGCTCCAGGCCGAAGCCCTGTTGCGCTGGCAACACCCCACGCTCGGGCTGGTGTCGCCCGCCGAATTTATCCCCTTGGCCGAGCGCACCGGCAGCATGGGCGGGCTGACACTCTGGGTGATAGAAGAAGCCATCCGCCAGATCGGCGAGTGGGGGCAACGTGGCATGCATATTCAGTTGTCGGTGAATATCTCGGTGGACGACCTGGCCGATGACGACCTGGCGATTCGCGTCACCACCTTGCTCACGCAGTATGGCGTGCAGGCCCAGCAGCTGATTTTCGAGATCACCGAAAGCGCGATCATGCATAACCCGCAGCAGGCCCTCAGCGTGCTGGAGCAACTGCGCGGTTGCGGTATCAGCCTGTCGGTGGATGATTTCGGCACTGGCTATTCTTCGCTGGCGCAATTGCAGCGCCTGCCGGTACAGGAGTTGAAGATCGACCAGTCCTTCGTGCGTAACCTCAACAGCACCAGCGGCGACGCGGTGATCGTGCGTTCCACCATCGAGATGAGCCACAACCTTGGGCTCAAGGTTGTGGCCGAAGGGGTCGAGTTCGAGCCCAGCCTCAAGTTGCTCAAGCAGTGGAATTGCGACACCGCCCAGGGCTACCTGATTAGCCGGCCGTTGAACGCCATGGCGTTTGAAATGTGGATGCGCCGCGAACCCATGCCTGTCTAA
- a CDS encoding PotD/PotF family extracellular solute-binding protein: MITLRVLGTSVTLLECLRVRAEQELGIRLVYQVHDVEQAQRIAVMQPDSYDLYDQWFHNVDFVWPARAIQPIDTRRIALWHEINDLPKRGRLSPDDRLGSGSVPSERLFVQHDGSLGSTVTERISMLPLTHNADSFAYRPERLPEGFCHGNESWGWLLDPAWRARTALQSDAAIGALDAALAVQGAGLASFKDIGNMSIEEIDVLADILVRKQKEGHFAAFWSDDEEAAQLMLSPSIDIQSLWSPTLMRLHRAGVKYRLAVPREGYRAWFGGLSLSRHAQGPVLDAAYAYLNWWLSGWPGAVMARQGYYIGNPARSRDHLSSAEWDYWYAGKPAREELLGSDGLPLIDVGEVRDGGSYEQRMGHIAVWNSVMDEHNYLVRRWGDFMRARCV, translated from the coding sequence ATGATCACCTTACGCGTCCTCGGCACCTCGGTGACCTTGCTGGAATGCCTGCGCGTGCGCGCCGAGCAGGAACTGGGCATTCGCCTGGTGTACCAGGTGCATGACGTCGAACAGGCCCAGCGCATCGCGGTGATGCAGCCCGACAGCTACGACCTGTACGACCAGTGGTTTCACAACGTCGACTTCGTGTGGCCGGCGCGGGCGATCCAGCCCATCGACACGCGGCGCATTGCGCTGTGGCACGAGATCAATGACCTGCCCAAGCGCGGGCGCCTGTCGCCCGATGACCGCCTGGGCAGCGGCAGCGTGCCCAGCGAGCGGCTGTTCGTGCAGCACGATGGCAGCCTGGGCAGCACGGTCACCGAGCGCATCAGCATGTTGCCCCTGACCCACAACGCTGACAGCTTCGCCTACCGGCCTGAGCGCTTGCCCGAGGGTTTTTGCCACGGCAATGAAAGCTGGGGCTGGTTACTCGACCCGGCCTGGCGTGCGCGCACGGCGCTGCAGAGCGACGCCGCCATCGGCGCCCTGGATGCCGCGCTGGCCGTGCAGGGGGCAGGGCTGGCGAGCTTCAAGGACATCGGCAATATGAGCATCGAGGAGATCGATGTGCTGGCCGATATCCTGGTGCGCAAACAGAAGGAAGGGCATTTTGCGGCGTTCTGGTCGGATGACGAAGAAGCGGCGCAACTGATGCTTAGCCCGAGCATTGATATCCAGAGTTTGTGGTCGCCGACCTTGATGCGCTTGCATCGGGCTGGGGTGAAGTATCGTCTGGCGGTGCCTCGCGAAGGCTATCGTGCCTGGTTTGGTGGGTTGTCCTTGTCGCGCCATGCTCAGGGGCCGGTGTTGGATGCGGCGTATGCCTATCTCAATTGGTGGCTGTCGGGTTGGCCTGGCGCGGTCATGGCACGCCAGGGTTACTACATCGGGAACCCGGCGCGTAGTCGCGATCACCTCAGCAGCGCGGAGTGGGATTACTGGTATGCCGGGAAGCCTGCTCGGGAGGAGTTGTTGGGCAGTGATGGGCTGCCGCTGATCGATGTGGGCGAGGTGCGCGATGGCGGTTCCTACGAACAGCGCATGGGGCACATTGCCGTGTGGAATTCGGTGATGGATGAGCACAACTACCTGGTGCGTAGGTGGGGGGATTTTATGCGGGCTCGGTGTGTTTGA